ATAGAATTGCTTTCCTCGCTCCTAATGGTGCGGGTAAATCGACCCTTTTACGGATTATCATGGGTTTAGAATCGGCTACGGAAGGAAAGGTCGAACTAGGTGAGCATAACGTTATTCCTGGTTATTTTGAACAGAACCAAGCCGAAGCTTTAGACTTAGAAAAAACAGTCATGGAAACTATTCATAATGAAGTTCCTGACTGGAAAAATGAAGAAGTTCGTACCCTCCTAGGACAGTTTTTATTCAGTGGTGAAACCGTATTTAAAAAGGTTGCCGCTTTAAGTGGTGGAGAAAAAGCTCGTCTGGCTTTGGCGAAAATGCTCCTCTGTCCAGCAAATTTACTTATCCTCGATGAACCAACAAACCATCTAGATATTCCCGCCAAGGAAATGTTGGAAGAATCATTGCAAAACTATGACGGGAGTGTGATAATAGTCTCCCACGACAGATATTTTATTTCCCAGGTTGCAAATAAAATTGTCGAAATCCGTGATGGTGAATTCCGAGTCTATCTAGGTGATTACCACTACTATCTCAGCAAGATAGACGAAGAAAAACAAGCCGCCAAAGAAGCCGCGATCGCCGCCGAAAAAGCCGCGAAAAAATCCGCAAAAACAGCAAAAGCTGGCGGGAAAAAGAAGTAAATCTAAAGCTAGGAGTACCGAGATAAATCTATCTCCATCATCCCTAGCTTTGTAATCCCCCTTTGGGGGTACATATCATAAAACTGCGACAAAAATGCCTAGAGTTTAAAAAAATTCTTAAAAATCACTGAAATTTTAAGAAAATAGGTTAATAGGCAGAAATCTACTTGCGACTTCCGGCAGCAGTGGTATCATTCGGGTATTACAAAAAGTAAAGGGCATTTATATTATGACCAAAGCACCTGTTGCTCCCGTGGTGCTAGTCATTTTAGACGGATGGGGCTACTGCGAGGAGACACAAGGAAACGCCATTGCTGCTGCCAAAACGCCAATTATGGACAGTTTGTGGTCAGCTTATCCGCACACCCTCATCCGCACATCAGGAAAAGCCGTAGGATTGCCAGAAGGTCAAATGGGCAATTCAGAAGTCGGTCACTTGAACATCGGTGCTGGACGGGTTGTACCTCAAGAGTTGGTTCGCATCTCCGACGCAGTGGAAGATGGTTCCCTCAACAGCAACCCAGCGCTGGTGAAAATTTGTCAAGAAGTGCGAAGTCGCAACGGGAAACTGCATATTGTCGGACTTTGTTCTGATGGTGGTGTTCATTCCCATATCAGCCATTTATTCGGCTTACTGGACTTAGCCAAGACCCAAGGTATTACTGATATCTGCATTCATGCAATCACCGACGGACGCGATACAACTCCTACCGAAGGAGTCAAGGCGATCGCCCTGATTCAAAATTATATTGACCGTATCGGAGTGGGTAGAATTGCCACCATTAGCGGTCGATATTACGCGATGGATCGGGATACACGCTGGGATCGTGTGCAAAAAGCCTATGACATCATGACCTTGGATGGTGTAGGTGATGGACGCTCTGCCATCGATGTTCTCCAAGCATCCTATGCTGAAGGTGTAACCGATGAGTTCATCATTCCCACCCGACTTACCCCAGGTGCAATTAGTGCAGGGGATGGGGTCATATTTTTCAATTTTCGTCCCGATCGCGCTAGACAGCTGACTCAAGCTTTTGTGAGTTCAGATTTCGACGGATTCGAGAGGCAACATATCGCTCCTCTTGCTTTCGTCACATTTACCCAATATGACCCAGAATTACCTGTGTCAGTTGCCTTTGAACCACAAAATCTGACCAACATTCTTGGTGAAGTCATTGCGAACCATGGCTTAAAACAGTTCCGAACTGCGGAAACTGAAAAATATGCCCATGTCACCTATTTCTTCAACGGTGGACTCGAAGAACCCTTACCCGGAGAAGACCGAGAATTAGTCAGTAGTCCCAATGTTGCCACCTATGACAAAGCTCCAGCAATGTCTGCGGAAGCGGTAACCAAAATAGCGATCGCTGCCGTGGAAAAACGTATATATTCCCTAGTGGTGATCAACTATGCCAATCCAGATATGGTAGGGCATACTGGTCAAATGCCAGCCACAATCCAAGCAATTGAAACAGTGGATCAATGCTTAGGGAAATTGGTTCCAGCCATTAACGCCGTTGGTGGTACAGTTTTGATTACTGCTGACCATGGCAACGCCGAACATATGCTTGACGGTGAAGGTCATTCTTGGACTGCTCACACAACTAACCCAGTTCCCTTAATTTTAGTAGAAGGAGAAGGGGCAAAAATTCCCGGACACGGTAATGATGTCACCCTCCGCAGTGATGGGAAATTAGCTGATATTGCTCCCACGATTTTAGATATCTTACAATTACCCCAACCAGTGGAAATGACTGGGCGATCGCTCCTGCAATCTTCCGAGTATGAAGTGCAATTAAATCGCACTCCTGCTAGGGTAGGAATATAATAGACTTCTTGCGGAAGTCAAGCAAAGGGTTAATAGAAAGATTACAGGTGACATAGAAATCATCCTATCTTTTTTCACCCTATACCTAATTTTCCTCTCTGTCGTTATCCATTTATTTTGCCACCATGACTGTTACTAAAATTGTGGAAGCTATTTGGGCAATATCCGCCCTTGGGTTAATTGTACTTGTCTTACTTCATAGTCCTAAAGGTGACGGGATTGGGGCGATCGGTGGACAAGCACAGTTATTCAGCAGCACCAAAAGCGCCGAAAATACCCTCAACCGCGTAACTTGGATATTAGCCGTAATTTTCCTGAGTTTAAGTGTTGTTTTAAGCGCAGGTTGGCTACCGAAGTAAGCAATATAGGAGTCTCAGTAGAAGCAAGGGTTATCAATCAAAGCAATGAAAATCAAGGCTTTTCCCTTTAATCCTCTACAGCGTTACTTCTATTTTTTGATTCTAATTATTCTTACGGGACTGGGCGTTATTTTGCTTAACGTCGAGTCCTTTGCCTTTTCTAACCCCAAACCCCATCCCTTACCCCCAACCCTGGTAAAATGGCAAGATAACAGCAATAGCGGCGACTATTTTGACCAAATCACACCCACTGAAGTTGGCTATTTAGTCTGGTCAGAATTTCCAGTCAAGATATATCTCCAAGCACCCAAAAATATTCCTCCAACCCAGTTAGATAATTGGGTAAAATCTGTGACTCAAGTTGTCCAGGAGTGGAGCGCATATTTACCACTAACAATAGTCACACAACCCACAGAAGCAGATATTCAGATTCTCCGCCAAACACCACCATTACAAATCATACCTGGTAGCAAAATACCGAGGGCACGTTCCGCTCAAACGACTTATAAGTTTTATCAAAAATCAAATATTTTATACCACCGCTTTCAGATTCTTATTAGTCCTAGTCAAACAGGTAAATATCTAACTGCCGCTATCCGTCACGAATTAGGACACGCTCTCGGTATTTGGGGTCATAGTCCAGTAAACAGTGATGTTTTATACTTTTCCCAAGTTACTAATCCGCCCCAAATTTCTCCCAGGGATGTTAATACTTTGCGGCGAGTATATCAGCAACCGACTAGTTTGGGGTGGAAAAAAACACATAGGGAAAAGTGATTGTTTCTAACTAACTGTTTAGTGGGCAATAGAAATTTATTCCGCTAACGCGATAGAACTTCGTTCCGCTAGTGCGATCGCAAATCTCCCCACAATCACCGACTTTTTGTACCTATCTTTTCGTTGATTATTATTTACCTACCGCATACTGCTGCAAAACTTGCTGAAGGTACTTTCCGGTGTGAGAGCGAGGATTTTTTGCCACATCTTCCGGTGTTCCCACGGCGATAATTTCCCCACCTTGATCACCACCTTCGGGACCTAAATCTATCACCCAATCAGCGCAGCGAATCACATCTAAGTTATGCTCAATTACCAAAACAGAATTCCCCTTATCAACTAATCGTTGAATCACATCTAAGAGTTTATGAACATCATAAAAGGATAATCCGGTGGTGGGTTCATCGATAAGATAGAGGGTTTTTCCTGTTGCCCGTCGGGATAGTTCTGTTGCTAATTTTACCCGTTGTGCTTCACCTCCAGAGAGGGTAGTGGCAGGTTGTCCGAGTCGCACGTAACCCAAACCAACGTCTACCAAGGTTTGTAATTTATTGAAAGCTTTGGGAATATTTTCAAAGAATCCCATCGCCTCTTCCGCAGTCATATTTAACACATCGGCAATAGATTTATCCTTGTACTTAACCTGTAATGTTTCGCGGTTGTATCTTGCACCCTTACAGACTTCACATTGCACGTAAACGTCGGGTAAGAAATTCATTTCAATCACATTCACACCCTGTCCCCCGCAAGCTTCACAGCGTCCACCTTTGACATTGAAGGAAAATTGTCCGGGTTTATATCCCCGTGCTTTGGCTTCTACCGTCTGGGAAAACACATCTCGAATCACATCAAAGACACCTGTGTAAGTTGCGGGGTTGGAACGGGGGGTTCGACCAATGGGGGATTGGTCGATTACGATAGCTTTATCAATGGCATTTAGTCCCTGTATCCCATCGATTTCTTTGGGAAAGGGGACTTTTTTTGTGAGGTGGTGCTGGAGTGCAGGGTAGAGTAATTCGTTAACTAGGGTAGATTTG
The Calothrix sp. 336/3 DNA segment above includes these coding regions:
- the gpmI gene encoding 2,3-bisphosphoglycerate-independent phosphoglycerate mutase, giving the protein MTKAPVAPVVLVILDGWGYCEETQGNAIAAAKTPIMDSLWSAYPHTLIRTSGKAVGLPEGQMGNSEVGHLNIGAGRVVPQELVRISDAVEDGSLNSNPALVKICQEVRSRNGKLHIVGLCSDGGVHSHISHLFGLLDLAKTQGITDICIHAITDGRDTTPTEGVKAIALIQNYIDRIGVGRIATISGRYYAMDRDTRWDRVQKAYDIMTLDGVGDGRSAIDVLQASYAEGVTDEFIIPTRLTPGAISAGDGVIFFNFRPDRARQLTQAFVSSDFDGFERQHIAPLAFVTFTQYDPELPVSVAFEPQNLTNILGEVIANHGLKQFRTAETEKYAHVTYFFNGGLEEPLPGEDRELVSSPNVATYDKAPAMSAEAVTKIAIAAVEKRIYSLVVINYANPDMVGHTGQMPATIQAIETVDQCLGKLVPAINAVGGTVLITADHGNAEHMLDGEGHSWTAHTTNPVPLILVEGEGAKIPGHGNDVTLRSDGKLADIAPTILDILQLPQPVEMTGRSLLQSSEYEVQLNRTPARVGI
- the secG gene encoding preprotein translocase subunit SecG, whose translation is MTVTKIVEAIWAISALGLIVLVLLHSPKGDGIGAIGGQAQLFSSTKSAENTLNRVTWILAVIFLSLSVVLSAGWLPK
- a CDS encoding peptidase, whose protein sequence is MKIKAFPFNPLQRYFYFLILIILTGLGVILLNVESFAFSNPKPHPLPPTLVKWQDNSNSGDYFDQITPTEVGYLVWSEFPVKIYLQAPKNIPPTQLDNWVKSVTQVVQEWSAYLPLTIVTQPTEADIQILRQTPPLQIIPGSKIPRARSAQTTYKFYQKSNILYHRFQILISPSQTGKYLTAAIRHELGHALGIWGHSPVNSDVLYFSQVTNPPQISPRDVNTLRRVYQQPTSLGWKKTHREK